In Mucinivorans hirudinis, the DNA window GATAAGAAAACCGCCGGCAAGTATCAAACTTGCAGCCAGTGCATACCAGTTTGCGCCAAGAAAGTGGCAAATAGCATTGTAGCCCTCGGGCGAAAATACCGCAACAAGGTTCATCGTTGCGTGGAAGAGCAAGAAGAGAATTAGGAATCCCCCCGTGATGCTCATTACGAGTTTCTTCCCGATGGAAGAGCATAGTAGGTTGTTACTCATATTGTTATTTGTTAAATTAATTGATTTCGGCAGTGTTATCTAAATAACAAAGGTATAACTTTTTTCTCTAACTACAAACTCATTTGCTTGAATATGTACCTAAAAAAGGTTAAGCTAATGAACTACTCAAATTGGTATTAAGTATATATAGGAGTACTCTGAAAATTCCAAAACAACAACGGAAGATTCCTGTTAACTACCACAAGACGATGAATTATCAGAAGACCCCCATAGACACTCAAAGCAGTGGTTCGTTAAAAATTTTAACAAACCACTGAAATAGATCATCAATACAAAAGGGGGCTCATCGCCCCCTTTTCTTGACTAATAGTTTTCTTTCTTAGGCTCGTAATATGCCTGAGGATGATTGCAGGCAGGGCAGATTTCCGGTGCTTCCTTGCCCTCAAGTACATAGCCGCAGTTGCGACACTGCCACTCGATGGGTTCATCGCGCTGGAACACCTCGCCGGATGTAACACGCTCTAAAAGCTGAAGATAACGCTTCTCGTGCTCGTACTCAACCTTGGCAATTTGACGAAAAGTCTCCGCAATTTGCGGAAAACCCTCCTCGTCTGCCACTTTGGCAAAGCAGGGGTACAACTCCGACCACTCCTCATTTTCACCTGCTGCCGCCTCGCGCAGGTTCGTCATTGTGTCGCCAATAACTCCGGCAGGGAACGACGCAGTGATTTCAACCATCCCCCCCTCCAAAAACTTAAAAAATGCTTCGGCGTGCTCCTTCTCTTGATTCGCCGTCTCGGTGAAGACTCCAGAAATTTGTTGGTAACCCTCCTTCGCAGCCTTACTTGCAAAGAATGTGTAGCGGTTACGCGCTTGAGATTCGCCTGCAAATGCTTTCAACAGATTTTGCTCTGTTGCTGTCCCTTTTATGCTTTTCATAATAGTATTCGTTAAAAGTTGAATCGGAAATTTTCTATCTTTTGTAGTTATCAACCGAGCGACATTTCAAATAAATAGAGTAAATAGGGCTCAATAATATTCGCTTGGTTGTTTACTAACAGCAAAGTTAGTAATAATTTCTATGTTTTCCAAATTTTTGTTTCCCCAAAATTTCAACCTCCTACTATCCCCCTACGGCTTTATTTGACAATCCGTTACAAAAACTTTTAATTGGCTGAAATTTGATACAACACCCCTAGCACGTGCCGCACACCTTCACAAAGATAAACACTTGGTATTGTGCACAAAAAAGAGACCAAGGCAGACGCCCGTTGAGAGGAACAAAAAACACTAAGACGCATTACTAATCAACAAAGTTGCCCAAAATACAACTCCACCCGTATGGTCTATATCAAAATTTAGAGTACATTTGCACCTACATTTTAGGAGGCTTCTAAAAATTCAAAAATTAATCCGGAAGCCCCCATCAAAAGGTTAACGATGGAAAAGACTGTATTGATTACCGGGGCGACCTCGGGCATAGGCGAAGCTACGGCGCGAAGATTGACAGAGGATGGTTACTCGGTCATTATCACGGGCAGACGTGCAGACCGTCTCGAAAAATTGGGCGACGAACTCCAAGCCACAACACTCTGTTTCGACATTCGCGACCGCGAACAGACCCTCACCGCGCTATCACTCATCGAACGGGTAGACGTATTGGTCAATAATGCCGGATTAGCTGCCGGTCTGGAACATATAGATGTGGGCGACTACCGCGACTGGGAGGCGATGATTGACACTAACATTAAAGGTGTACTTTGGGCTACACAAGCCATTGTTCCCAAGATGATTGAAGCAGGCGGCGGCTATATTGTCAATATCGGTTCGATTGCGGGCATTCAAACCTACGAAAATGGCGCGGTCTACTGCGCGAGCAAACACGCAATGCACGCCCTCTCGCAGGGGATGCGAATTGATTTGCTCAGCCACAATATTCGGGTGACCGAGATTCGCCCGGGGATGGTAGAAACCGAGTTTTCCGAAGTTCGCTTCCACGGAGATGCAGAACGGGCAAAAGGAGTCTATAAAGGTGTCGAACCACTGACCGGCGATGACATTGCACGCACCATTGCGTGGGTTCTATCGCAGCCTCCTCACGTAAATATCAATGATATAGAAATTACTCCGACAGCACAGGCTTCGGCGTATTATACTTTTAGAAAGTGAACATCTTCTCGATAGACTCGCGCGAGAAATTTGAACAAGCGGCAATGGAGACCTACCATTTTCAGGTGGAACATTGCGCGCCCTATGGGCGTTACGTATCACTTATTGGAGCGCAAGTGGAACGGTTTGAGGATATTCCGTTTCTGCCTATCGAGCTCTTCAAAACTCAAAAGATATATTGCAGCAAGGCTAAGCCTGAGGCTACCTTCACCAGCAGCGGCACAACAGGCAGCGAAACCTCGCGCCACTATGTTGCTTCACTGAAACTCTATGAGCAGAGTTTTATTAATTGTTTTAGATATTTTTATGGCGAACCGAATGAATACTCTATTTTTTCATTACTGCCATCGTATTTGGAACGGGAAGGTTCATCGCTGGCATATATGGCTGAATACCTACATAAACTCAACCCCACGAAAGGCGGATTCTATCTCTACGACTTCTCGAAATTGGCAACAGAACTGTCAAGGGCAAAGGCTAACGGTGAAAAAATCCTGCTTCTTGGGGTAACCTTTGCACTTCTCGATTTTGCAGAACAATTTCGGGCAGACCTAAGTGGCACTGTGGTGATGGAAACGGGGGGAATGAAAGGGCGCAAGCGTGAAATTCCGCGAGAGGAGTTGCACAAAA includes these proteins:
- a CDS encoding Oxidoreductase, short chain dehydrogenase/reductase family; the encoded protein is MEKTVLITGATSGIGEATARRLTEDGYSVIITGRRADRLEKLGDELQATTLCFDIRDREQTLTALSLIERVDVLVNNAGLAAGLEHIDVGDYRDWEAMIDTNIKGVLWATQAIVPKMIEAGGGYIVNIGSIAGIQTYENGAVYCASKHAMHALSQGMRIDLLSHNIRVTEIRPGMVETEFSEVRFHGDAERAKGVYKGVEPLTGDDIARTIAWVLSQPPHVNINDIEITPTAQASAYYTFRK
- a CDS encoding Rubrerythrin, which produces MKSIKGTATEQNLLKAFAGESQARNRYTFFASKAAKEGYQQISGVFTETANQEKEHAEAFFKFLEGGMVEITASFPAGVIGDTMTNLREAAAGENEEWSELYPCFAKVADEEGFPQIAETFRQIAKVEYEHEKRYLQLLERVTSGEVFQRDEPIEWQCRNCGYVLEGKEAPEICPACNHPQAYYEPKKENY
- a CDS encoding Possible acyl protein synthase/acyl-CoA reductase-like protein, giving the protein MNIFSIDSREKFEQAAMETYHFQVEHCAPYGRYVSLIGAQVERFEDIPFLPIELFKTQKIYCSKAKPEATFTSSGTTGSETSRHYVASLKLYEQSFINCFRYFYGEPNEYSIFSLLPSYLEREGSSLAYMAEYLHKLNPTKGGFYLYDFSKLATELSRAKANGEKILLLGVTFALLDFAEQFRADLSGTVVMETGGMKGRKREIPREELHKILCNSFNVDNIHSEYGMTEMLSQGYSRGGGVFRCPPWVDVSLRSLQNPLAPAEIKGGINIIDLANRHSCSFLATGDYGRLNEDGSFEIAGRISGEQLRGCNMLYH